ACGGAACAACCGCCTTTCTAGCCGAACTTCAGCTTTCTGGCGCGCTGGCGTCAATCGAGTCCGCAGTAGGATTAGCTCTCCGTCTTGGAAGCGGTGACACGAAGCACCTGTTTCTAGCTGATACTCAGGTCGTTCCCAATGAACTCGCAAGTCTTATCCACATCATTTCCTGCAGCCGGTTAGATGAGGTCGTCAAACTTCTCGCACATGGCCGTTTTGACCCGGCCACGGCGCCACGGGCCCCCTCTCCTCCATGTGACCTGACGGGAGTAAAATCAACCTGGCATGCCATCGATTCCATACTGGGTCGGGACGCTGAAAAAAGGCTCCTTGCCATCTCTGCGGCCGGACGCCACCATCTACTACTTGTCGGCCCGCCTGGCATCGGTAAGACGTTGCTGGCCAGTCACCTGGTGGACTTTCTTCCCGATCTCGACGAAAAATCAGCACTTGCCGTATTCGCCCGCAACGAGACCGCAGACAGTCCAAATGCCATTACATTCCGTCCGCCCATACGCGCACCGCACCACTCGCTGACGCTAGCGGGAATGATCGGAGGTGGGTCACCACCTCAACCAGGAGAAGTAACGCTAGCCCATGATGGCGTGCTGCTACTTGACGAGTTATTTGAATTCAACCGGACAGCACTCGATGCACTCCGCGAACCCCTGGTCGATCATGTGGTGCATCTGACCAGAGGGGGCCGAAGCGCAACGCTGCCGGCAGACTTTCTACTTGTGGCAACTGCCAATCCATGTCCTTGCGGTCTGAGAGGCTATGGAGATTGTCGATGCCTCGAAAGCGACGTACGACGGTACTGGGCAAGGTGTTCTGGACCACTGCTGGATCGGATCGACCTAATGATTTATTTGGATCGACAAGATTTTGCTAAGCAATCTCAGATAAGTACAACTTCAGGAAGAGAACTAGTTGATCAAGTCAAGCAAGCACGGACTATTTTGAACAGGGTTCGTTCACAGCGTACTCGCCACGATACGCTCCCTATGAGATTCATGACTCAATCTGCGAAAAAGCTCTTCGAACGGATTGGTCGATCTATCGTTACGTCGGAGCGGTCACGACATCAGCTTCTCTCTGTCTCTCAGACCATCGCCGCACTCGCCGAGCGCGATACAATTGACCTACAGGACTTAGAAGAAGCCATTCAGTTACGGAGTCATCCTGGCAAAGGATCGGTTTGAACGTCTAAAATGCAATATATACGAGTCACCATCACAAAATAATTTCGGGTATATCTACTAGATTCGACAATCTTCACACGAAGAATCATGTATACTGCACCCATCAGGCCTTCGCCAAAACTTGTTGGTTCCATCCACAAATTATAATTGTATAGGAGTTGCATATAGTAATGAGTTGGACGCAAGGACAACCCCCTAGAGGAAATCAATCGCCTTTTATTGATCCACCACGGGATAATAAAGGTCCAAACAATCATACAAAGCCAAACACAGGTCGCAACGACCGAAATCAACGCCAGTCCCCAAACACATCGTATCCGCACCAAAACATGTCCAATGTGGCTGCAACCTTCACGCAAGAAGGTTTGGAGACGTTCTCCTTAATCTTTTCCTCAGCTGTTGAAGCCGCTATTGCGAAATCCCTTCCGGAAATCGTCGAGCGTGCCGTTAAGCGATCAACAGAGGAAGTTCTAAACCGAGCCATGGAAGAAATGGAACGCGTTACATCCAACTTGGTGTCACAAGTTTCTCAATGCGTAGAAACGGCGATGAAGCAGACAACTACATCCATTGCGGAGTCCGAGCAGTCACCGGCATATGAAATCTTAGAAACCGAGGAAACTGCGATCCCTGATGCGACTATGGTAGATACGAAAGAGACTGAGTACATACAAAGTGATGTTGACGATCAAGGAAAGAGTGACAATAGTTCCACATCCGGGCAAGGACGCCTGGCGCGAGAACTTGAATCCGTCATTCAAACGCTGAAAGATGCGGGACGTCCTATTAAGACAGATGAATTGCGCTTATTGACACATGATGTTCAATGGGGAACCAACCCGTCTGTAAAGATGAGTAATCTAGTGAGTAAGTCGAAAGGACAAATCGAACGTGTGAGTCGCGGCGTATACCAGTACAAAACCGTCGTGCTTAATTGACAATCTCGCCTTCCCGGAGCGAAGAATCTAACTTGGCGAATCCCTCGATGGTGTCCCAACAGGTGCTTATTTTCACCTGTCGGGACACCATGTTCGAGTAAACTGTACCCGCGCGTAACGATTATCATCTCGATTTATTCCATGGCATATTGGGTAACCGGCATCGTAATTCTCACTTCAGTTCCGCGATTGACTTTGCTCTTGATCCTCATGGTACCTTTGTGATCGGAAATAATCCGACGAGTAACAAGCAACCCCAATCCCGTCCCCATCGGTTTTGTGGAATGAAATGGTTCGCCCACTTTACCAAGCTGGTCATCCGGTATTCCACAACCGTGATCGACGAACCGAAGATGAACACGGTCCCCCACACACTCGGCGTGCAACTCTATTTCTGAGTTATTTGGACTGGCCTCGATGGCGTTTTTGAGAATATTCATGAAAACCTGTTTAATTTGATTCTCCACACACGGAATGACAATTTCTTTGGCACTGAACCGAGTGTTAATGCGAATATTTCGAATTACTGCCTGCGTCTCAAGGAGTAACGTGACGTCTTCAAGCATCTTGATGATATTCTTTTCTTCGTATGTAACTGCCTGCGGTTTGGCAAGGGTAAGCAGTTCCTCGACAATTCCATTTACACGGTCAAACTCGCGTAACATGAGATCCGCATATTGAACTGTTTTCTCCGGATGTTCTTGAATAATTTGAGTAAATCCGCGCAGAACCGTCATTGGATTTCTCAGTTCATGTGCAATACCCGCGGCTAATTGACCGGCGACGGAAAGCTTCTCGGACTGTAAGAGCAATTGTGTCGTCTGAACTCGCTCAGTGATGTCCCGTTCGATCGTCGACACGGCCACAATGTCACCGTGTGCATTCCGTATAGGTGACAGCGTGACACTGACGTGAATGATGGTCCCATCTCTACGCCTTCTTACAGTTTCGCGACAGATGGGACTCCTGGACTGTTCAGCATCTTGTAGCCACTCCAGAATCTCGTCATGTGAATCTGGAAACGGTAGAGTATTTCCGACTACTTCCTTCTGTGACCAGCCATAAAGATTTTCAAATGCTTGGTTCGCGCGCTGCAAAATTCCGTTTAAGTCGATCAAACAAATTGCATCTGCGGAAGAGTTGAAGATAGCTTCAAATTCGTCTTTCAGTGTCTTCAATTCCCGTTCATACTGCTTTCGCTCCGTGACGTCCCGACCAATTACAAGCATACGGTGCCGATCGCCTTGCTCCCTGAAAATAGGAATGGTAATCGTATCGAACACGCTCTGTGGTCCATTTGAAGGAGAACAATGGGACTCTTCACGGACGATCGTACCATTTTTCCAAATGTGCGTGTCGTCTTCGGGTATGATCGTGCTGCTCACCGGACTGTGCTCGAATATTTCTTCAGTGGTTTTCCCGGCCCATGATTTGTCCCGTATAGAGAACAATTCAAGTGCTTTCTCGTTTGCTTCCAGCCACCGTCCTTGGTTGTCCTTAAATACGACGACATCGGGCATGGCGTTGATCAATGCAAACAACTGATTTTCTCGTTCTTTTCTGGCTTCCTCTGCTAATTTGCGATCTGTGATGTCCGTGCTGACGGAAATATACTGGTGTGGCGTGCCATCGTCACTCAAAAAAGGCACAATGGTTGACTGCACCCACAGTGTTTCGCCTGCCTTATTGTGACTCTGTGTTTCCCCACTCCACACACGTCCGCGCAGTAATGTGGAGTTCAGTGAATGATCAATATCCATTTTCTGATTTGGATGAAAAACAAACCTGTAGTTCCGGCCGAGAACCTCTTCGCTCTGAAATCCAGTCACTCTGCAGTACTTATCGTTAACGTACGTCAATCGGCCGTCTCGATCGATTATCGTTACAATACACGCTTCACTTAATGCAACCTGAATGTCCGTCAAAACTTGTAGCGCGTGTTTAAGCTCTGCTTCCACCCGTCGAAACATGTGATTCACCTCGCCTTAGTGGTCTCCATTAACAATATGCAGTTCATCTTCCATTCTGGACGACTTATCACCTTCTGAACCCAAACTATCCCTAATGAGCAAAGATACCCGCACACCATACAGCGGTGTGCGGGCGTCTCACTAATCCGATGGACGTTTACAACAAGAAACGTACCACTCTTTATTTCAATTTAAAAACCGTTAAACATTTGTCGAGATGAAAATCCCAGTCCACAAATGTGCCTGTCACATTCCTCCCATACAGCGTCTCAAATTGTGTTCGATTTTGGAGGTGACGTAATTCAAGTCCACGTTTAACATGCTTTAAGTATGATGCGTCTCCTAGATTAATGATTTCTTTTTCCACCGGAAGGAGGATACCCTCACGGACGATGATCAGCGTTCCTGGGTCAATCTGGTAAGCAGACAACGCCTTAGGTTCACGTTGTGTCAAGACACTGACATCGAGAAATTGCGTCAGTAGTTCATCATTGACCTTAAACAGGTCCCTTACCCGCCCAAATGCCTCCCTGGTCTTGGCAACAGCGACAATCAGTCCAGAGCGGTTCACAAGAGACCAATCATAATACAGTTCCTCAATGTCTTCACCCGTGATTTCTCCGATGCTGCCCTTTATGTCTGGGCTCAATCGACGCATGAGTGTATCTCGCATTTTGATAACTGACCGTTCTTGGCCCTCTTCAAGCAATATTTCTTCCACTGGTGACAAAAAATCAACCAGGTGTATAATGACGAACTCATTTCCCAAGGACACATACGCGGACCTCGGTCCTCTTCCAAACGAATCCCGGAACAAACGACCTATGTATGCTCCAATCCTTTGCTGCATGAACGTTTCTGCCATAGAACCACCTTGATAAGAGCGACTGATAGATTATCTTGATGCCAAATGTGGCCGTTCCTTATGTTTTGTCGGTCGTATCTTGATCCTCGTTATCCTCCATACAGATCCCCATTGGATAGTTAATACCCTCCATACGAACGAATCCGGTTTTGAAAACTGAAGACATCTCATCAATCTGTTTTATCGATTTGCACCGCATGCAATAGGCTGCCCTTTGGGGATTTTCCATGTTTAAGCACCGCCTCTCTGGTAACAATGTGATTACGATAAAACCAAGAAAAAAGCCGAAACCAAACGCTCATACGTTTGATTTCGGCTTATGTCTAGCTTTATCTCTAGCTCATTTCCACCGCATGTTCAGCTTTGATCATGTTTAAGAATGCTTCATCGCAGACGCGAATCAACTCTATCGAAGTATTCTGGCACGTATCCTAGAGATGACCCCGTACCATTGTCCACGTAAGGAAAGGCTATCTCTCCTTTCCTCACATCTAATAATAACATAGATTTGTCAGAGAACCATTTCAATACCCTGAACACGATTTTGTCTTGTCTCACATCATTTTTCCCTAAAATCCTTCATCCGTTGAACAAACGCACATGCAATTTGGTAACGCTCCACAACATACTCGGCAAAAGGGGAGGGAATTCCCTCCCCAGCCAGTCGTTCTAAAAACGTATACGCGTCCTCATTTCTGCGCTTTTGATTACACGACTCACAAGCGCAAAACAAATTCGACGGATGGTAGGGACCGCCCTCGGAGTAGGGAACAATGTGATCCACTGTATTGGCCGGTTCACCACACCACAGGCACGTACCATTGTCGCGCTTAAACACGATTCGTCGGTACTCCGCGTTACGCTCCGGCGCGTCATGGAGAACGAGTACGCCATGCTGAGTCCACCTTGCCCGACCCGCTCGAGTCTCCTTATTAGCCCGATCCACCGTACAAGGCGTGAGAATCTTGCCTCTTGCACTTTTGACTGGAACGATCGACTCACGTTTTAACTGATGTCCGCAGGACGGGCATCTAAACTCTGCGGCCACCAAATCACGCATAGACCATATGCTTTTACAATCGGGGCATAACCCTTCGGCTTTCCGTACCACATTCACACCCTCAGTAAGTCCATCGCGATGTTTCTCGATCTCAACCGCAAATTATCTCAACCATAAATGTGTACGTCTCGTGGTCATGAATTGGATGAATGGACTATGTATATAAAAAGGCCGGTGCAAGCGCACCGGTTGTTTCCCTTTCGACCGTTTTAAACTGCCCACGAAGCTAAACTGTCTGCCCTACCTATACGATTTAACGTTCCCACTATATGATCTATCTCAATGAAGGTTGTTTTTTCTCCTGCTCCATACATACACGACAAAGGCGACAACTAAGATGATGGCCAAATACGTAAGCAAATGCATGTCGTGTTGAATTGTAGACGAGTTTTGTCCAAGCTTGAACCCTGCAAATGATAGAACGGCGACCCAAGGCAACGATCCAAGTGCTGTAAGGAGCGTAAACCGACCAAGTGGCATCTTGCCAATTCCAGCCGGTAGGGAAATAAATGTTCGTATAGCCGGCAACAATCTCCCGACGAACACAGCCCACGCCCCACGACGTGCAAACCATACCTCCGCCAACTGTAAGTGCCGCTCAGATAGACGCACGTATTTTCCGTATCGGTTGAGGAGCGGTCGTCCACCGTAACTCCCTACAAAATAAGCTATCAGCGACCCGACTACATTGCCAAGCGTTCCCATGATAATGACCATCCACAAGTTTAAATGCCCAGCAAATGCGAGGTACCCGCCAAGTGGCATAATTACCTCACTCGGGATCGGAATACAGGCACTCTCCAAAAGCATTGCCACAAACACACCAATATACCCACCGGAGTGAACCCAATGCTCTGCCAAAATTGACATGTGACTCAACAATTTCACCTCTCGTCTTTTCTCGGTACAAAGACGGCTTCACCGTCAAAAAAGTTCACTCGTAGAATCCTAAAACAAAAAAAGGCCTCTCCCCTTATCAACGTTCTTGCGGGAGAGCGCCACTTAAATATCAAGCCAAAATCTTTTTCAATGCGTTGTGCAACGGCTCTGAATTCAATATCGTCAGCTTCTGTTTGATGTCCTCATCGTCGGACATGCCAATCAGGTGCAGGTGTTTATGATCGTGACAATTTGGGCACCGCGAGCAACGTTCGTACGACGCCGTGTCATACCCGCATTTGGAGCACACATAGACAAATGATTTCACATGTCATCACCCAAAGTGATTATCACGTACGTCATGTGTCGAAATCCCGCGAATGGCGAAGTCGTTTACCTAAATGTTTCTACAAAAAACGGGCTTCATGGTCCAAACTTGTCTTTGCATTGCTCAATTTCCTCGTTATCCACGCGAAGAAACAGTAGTTCGGGTACCCGAAATGGTCGCCCTTGATGCAGCTTTGTGAGACTGCATGCTTCTAAAAAAGACTGTCCACGCTCTTCGCTCGTCAACTCCAAGCATTCAAAAATACGTTCACATGTGGCAGGTATGATTGGGTGTGCGCACACAGCAAACAGACGAATCAGTTCAATGGCCATACGTAGCACCCTTGCGGCGCTTCCCTGGTCTACCTTTACTAACGCCCAAGGTGTTGTCTGGTCCAAGTACCCGTTGCCAAGTGACCATAGTGACTTCAAGTCCTTGGCGGCTTTTCGGAACTCGGTCCGATGCAAGTTGCCCCGATATGATTCGACCAGGGCCTGACATTTAGACTGCAGTTCGGCTTCGATCTCGCCGAGGACACCCCCCGCCGGTATTCGTTCACCAAACTGCGACGCGGTCAAACGAAGTGTCCGATTTACGAAATTCCCAAAGTTGCCCACCAAGTCCTGGTTGATCACTTGGGCAAAACGCTCCCATGTGAAACTCACATCGTCTGATTCGGGACTATTCGAGATGAGAAAGAAACGCCATTCATCAGCACTCCTTACAGTGAGTGCAGCATCGAGAAAAACCCCTCGTTTCTGACTGGTTGAAAACTTCCCGCCATAGTATGTGAGCCAATTAAAACTTTTGATATTTGTCGGCAGCGTCCACCGTTCACGTGTACCGAGGACCATAGCAGGAAAAAACACTGTGTGAAACGGTACATTATCCTTCGCCATGAACTGGGTATATTCGACATCGGAGGCTTCATACCACCAAGTCTTCCAATTACGCGTTGAAGGTTCGGCATCGGCCCATTCCTTAGCCGCAGCGATGTATTCAATTGGCGCATCGAACCACACATAGAAGACTTTGTCTTCGAGACCTGGTTCCGGAACTGGAATACCCCATGTCAAATTCCGAGTAATACACCTATCATTCAATCCTTCGTTCAGCCACTTCAACGCTATCGACGAGGTCAGTCTCGACCAGTTTGGATGTGACTCAACCCACTCGCGA
This is a stretch of genomic DNA from Alicyclobacillus dauci. It encodes these proteins:
- a CDS encoding PAS domain-containing sensor histidine kinase, with the protein product MFRRVEAELKHALQVLTDIQVALSEACIVTIIDRDGRLTYVNDKYCRVTGFQSEEVLGRNYRFVFHPNQKMDIDHSLNSTLLRGRVWSGETQSHNKAGETLWVQSTIVPFLSDDGTPHQYISVSTDITDRKLAEEARKERENQLFALINAMPDVVVFKDNQGRWLEANEKALELFSIRDKSWAGKTTEEIFEHSPVSSTIIPEDDTHIWKNGTIVREESHCSPSNGPQSVFDTITIPIFREQGDRHRMLVIGRDVTERKQYERELKTLKDEFEAIFNSSADAICLIDLNGILQRANQAFENLYGWSQKEVVGNTLPFPDSHDEILEWLQDAEQSRSPICRETVRRRRDGTIIHVSVTLSPIRNAHGDIVAVSTIERDITERVQTTQLLLQSEKLSVAGQLAAGIAHELRNPMTVLRGFTQIIQEHPEKTVQYADLMLREFDRVNGIVEELLTLAKPQAVTYEEKNIIKMLEDVTLLLETQAVIRNIRINTRFSAKEIVIPCVENQIKQVFMNILKNAIEASPNNSEIELHAECVGDRVHLRFVDHGCGIPDDQLGKVGEPFHSTKPMGTGLGLLVTRRIISDHKGTMRIKSKVNRGTEVRITMPVTQYAME
- the metG gene encoding methionine--tRNA ligase: MDDAFNEHAPVVPTARTPRIVLFLQVISRRAPWVFAHGVFLCICIDHDGEMITGMTKHLITSALPYINGVKHLGNLAGSLLPADVYARFLRREGCNVLFLCATDEHGTPAELSALEEGVSVRDYCNKMHDVQASILKRFGLSFDHFGRSSSPQNHELTQHFYHQLARHGFIEKRIIQQVYSKQDGRFLPDRYLVGTCPKCGYQAARGDQCENCTTVLEGTDLLEPRSSLSGSTDLEVRSTTHLFLRLSQLSEEVREWVESHPNWSRLTSSIALKWLNEGLNDRCITRNLTWGIPVPEPGLEDKVFYVWFDAPIEYIAAAKEWADAEPSTRNWKTWWYEASDVEYTQFMAKDNVPFHTVFFPAMVLGTRERWTLPTNIKSFNWLTYYGGKFSTSQKRGVFLDAALTVRSADEWRFFLISNSPESDDVSFTWERFAQVINQDLVGNFGNFVNRTLRLTASQFGERIPAGGVLGEIEAELQSKCQALVESYRGNLHRTEFRKAAKDLKSLWSLGNGYLDQTTPWALVKVDQGSAARVLRMAIELIRLFAVCAHPIIPATCERIFECLELTSEERGQSFLEACSLTKLHQGRPFRVPELLFLRVDNEEIEQCKDKFGP
- a CDS encoding HNH endonuclease — encoded protein: MRDLVAAEFRCPSCGHQLKRESIVPVKSARGKILTPCTVDRANKETRAGRARWTQHGVLVLHDAPERNAEYRRIVFKRDNGTCLWCGEPANTVDHIVPYSEGGPYHPSNLFCACESCNQKRRNEDAYTFLERLAGEGIPSPFAEYVVERYQIACAFVQRMKDFREK
- a CDS encoding YifB family Mg chelatase-like AAA ATPase, producing MLGTSTAAIHTGIHTEVIRIEADVSSGFPRFSIVGLPDSAVRESKLRIRSAFRNSGMQFPQGRITVNLTPANFRKRGSGLDLAIAIAILRASHQVPADDGTTAFLAELQLSGALASIESAVGLALRLGSGDTKHLFLADTQVVPNELASLIHIISCSRLDEVVKLLAHGRFDPATAPRAPSPPCDLTGVKSTWHAIDSILGRDAEKRLLAISAAGRHHLLLVGPPGIGKTLLASHLVDFLPDLDEKSALAVFARNETADSPNAITFRPPIRAPHHSLTLAGMIGGGSPPQPGEVTLAHDGVLLLDELFEFNRTALDALREPLVDHVVHLTRGGRSATLPADFLLVATANPCPCGLRGYGDCRCLESDVRRYWARCSGPLLDRIDLMIYLDRQDFAKQSQISTTSGRELVDQVKQARTILNRVRSQRTRHDTLPMRFMTQSAKKLFERIGRSIVTSERSRHQLLSVSQTIAALAERDTIDLQDLEEAIQLRSHPGKGSV
- a CDS encoding DUF2294 domain-containing protein, with translation MAETFMQQRIGAYIGRLFRDSFGRGPRSAYVSLGNEFVIIHLVDFLSPVEEILLEEGQERSVIKMRDTLMRRLSPDIKGSIGEITGEDIEELYYDWSLVNRSGLIVAVAKTREAFGRVRDLFKVNDELLTQFLDVSVLTQREPKALSAYQIDPGTLIIVREGILLPVEKEIINLGDASYLKHVKRGLELRHLQNRTQFETLYGRNVTGTFVDWDFHLDKCLTVFKLK
- a CDS encoding DedA family protein, which translates into the protein MSILAEHWVHSGGYIGVFVAMLLESACIPIPSEVIMPLGGYLAFAGHLNLWMVIIMGTLGNVVGSLIAYFVGSYGGRPLLNRYGKYVRLSERHLQLAEVWFARRGAWAVFVGRLLPAIRTFISLPAGIGKMPLGRFTLLTALGSLPWVAVLSFAGFKLGQNSSTIQHDMHLLTYLAIILVVAFVVYVWSRRKNNLH